aaatgaataaatattttgtagtagtaatacatattacgtagaggcagtcattttattttctatttgagacagttcaacaaaacttcttgaggacccagtttgagtgagatttaaattCTATAGTTGTGAGTGTATTTCCAGTTATGTTGATGGttacaaaagtcagggatgaacagacacctcagccagtgcatccagttgttcctgtcaatgactgacaattcaatccagaggccatgatacttggatttatggctgaacatgctccctggcaccacagtagtgtgtcttacttaacacacttgccaaagatacaaaagctctcagcgaattaaaacttcaaaggtgtacagcatcatacaagatgacttacggagtggctagccatttcaatgatgaacatgtggaggagttaatggatctcggttttgtttcaactaagacaagtcaacaaacacaatgaaatactgttgcagctatttttctgctatagagaaaaaaatagtgttgagacatttgaATCTTAAAAATCACTagggctgattctgaatcaattttcatagaatttgaaagcctgtttgagagacttgaactgccgtaggacaatctagtttgtgttctactggactcatgtaacaccatgaggggaaaTAATCTGGCTTAGGGACCAGAATACGTCAaagtccaccatgtccacaacggctacgctgccaaagcatttaagtcccgtttggatattacttggaataatatatatataataattaataacactatattctcatcaaatgtgcagaaaatggaataaatactctttttatgatacataaaaattgaataattaacacttttacaataaacatttgcaagcatgataatcgatatgttgttcattattataaatcaaacatcccacagtgtagactgttcatacacaggcatttgatcatagccagttgagttttatgggaagtgggcaactgaaccaaaatgtcaggtacatgtctaatgcctgtgacttcaggtaaaaaaagtaaatttaactttgtttaaagacaaaggtgttaaacttcactgctaagattcctgataattgttctgattgtggatgtATCGtgttgtacataattatatctaccaaaccgaaagatgtactccttgaacactattctaaggcaaaaaagggtattagaatccctgaaatacggaaagcttcgccccccttgtccccccaccagggctttgccctggacccatcgggaCCTTcagcggccccctgaaccccacgcagacattttcaggattggcaacttggctctgttatcatccctggtCCTTAGCAACTTTTCGGACGGGAAGAGTAGCCGGACAGAAGACAAACAAGGTCGGTGGTTGTACAATCAAGTTAATCTTCTACTCAGGAGCATTTGATTTGTAAGCATGGCCAGTAGTAAAGTGCTTGTAAACTTCTTGTCTGTTGAAGACTTGCAGACAATTCCAAATATTGGCCCAAGGTTAGCATCTACTATTGTAGATTTGCGTGAGCATTATGGCAATCTCACACCAGAAAGTTTGCAGACAGTGCTTCGGCATAAACTGTCGGACACTGTCATGCAAGAGTTGGATTTCACCCCAAACAGAGACTTGGTCGGCAACACCTGCCCACCTCCTCTAGGTGTTCAAACATCCCATACCACCCCTCTTGTTTCAAAAATTGAGCTAGAGGTTGACGGGTTTGAGACCTTGGTTGCCTCTGCACAAAAGCAGTTGAATGACCGCATTGATCAACTTACATCAATGCTACCTAGTGTCCCACAGCACTATAAATCTGATCATGTATTGCCACGCCCCAGTGTTTACAATCAGACAAATGCCCCTGTTCCAATGGCCCACCACTATATGCCAACACCACAACAGCTGAAACCCCAGTACCCCGTTCAACAAAGGTTGGACCTGGGTAGACTGCGAGAAAGtgacagtgacgaggatgtccAGTCAGCGTCTGGTATCCCTCGCTCTTACAGTACCCGACAGAAAAAGGTACGTATGCATAAAAGCAGTCGGTTACCTCACTCCAAACTCCTGTCCCTTCACCGTCTTGATTCATCTACTGATGAGTCCGACACTAGACAAGCCCCAATGATAAAGAGTGAGCAAGTCAAGTTACACTCCTCCTTACCTGATAAGGACCATATTTCGCAAAAACATGCGGAATACCCCCAAAAGGTAGTACAGGCGTCCCCTCATGGCCACTCTGTGCGCAAGGGTAGTCAGGCATTAAAGGATATACCTAAATCTCTGGTATATGATGGTAAATCGAGCTGgcattcatttgaaatgaagttTCAGCAGTGTGCACAATCATTTGGCTGGAGTACAGATGATTGTAAACTCTGCTTATTACATTGTTTGTCAGGGAAGGCACTCGACAAATGTGCTCGATTGCTTCAATGCAGTCCAAAAATGCCTTACCGTtctttattgagcaaacttaAGGAGCGGTTCGGCTCAGAGTTTCCCGCCTCTGCGCAAGCCAAGTTCGCTGACGCTTCCCAGGAAAAAGGTGAGTGTATGGAAGACTGGGCAGATAGGGTACAAGAGTTAGCGGCTGAAGCTTTCCGGTCACTGCCGGAGACCTTCACAAACCAGCAGGCGATAGACCGCTTCTGTCAAGGCCTGCAAGATCGAGAAGCTGGTCATAGCACCTTCATGCGTAAGTATACAACCATTGAAGAGGCCATGAATAACATCAGGTTGTTTCAGCATTCCAAGAGTGCTATGGGCAAGAAAAAATCTATTCATAAAGCAGTAGATTATGACGAAGATGTAGCAAATGTCTACGCCGTTCAGAATCCTTCTGGACCTGCGTTAGACATGAGCGTTCTCAAGAGAGAACTACAGAGTCTGCGAGAAGAGGTGAAGCGGCTTGGAGAAGCTAGGCCCACTCAACTGCGTAGCAGACAACAGCGTTTCAACCGTCCGCGAGGTACGTATGGCTGTTACATTTGTGATAGTAAGTCGCACTTGATCGCCGAATGTCCCCACAAGAAGGACTTTAAGGCGTTTGTTTTAAACGCAAAAGGGTCAGGATAGGGAGCCAATCCTTGACCCAAGAATACTCCGGCTCAAACCCAGAACAGCGAAACGAGGTATGTAGCAAACTTGTTTCTAATGAGACCGTACCATCCAATTCACTACCAGACGCCACATCTGCAGTCGTTGTTTCATTAAATGAGACCACAAATGACATACAGTCAGATGAACAAGGCAAAACACCTTCTCCTTGTTTGACACCAGGTTCTCTGCCAGCTGATGGTACAGTACTTGCACCTCCTGTGAAGGTTTGTTTGTTAAAGTCCATATCAGCATTAGCAAAACTGGTATGCGAGTTTGTTCTGAATTGCGATGTGTCGGACAATGTTGTCAGTGCGAAGCTCTTGCAAATTCAGAATGGTACAGAACATGTCATTGCCTATGGCAGTTACATCCTAACGGAAGAAGAGCAGAAATACTGCACTACAAGAAAAGAGCTGTTAGCAGTTGTAAGATTTACTCGGCAGTATAGACATTATTTGCTTGGTAGACCTTTTAAGGTCCGGACCGACCACTCAAGTTTGACTTGGttgttaaattacaaagaaccGCAGGATCAGTTAGCTTGTTGGATTGAGGAATTGGCTCAGTTCAACATGGTCTTGGAGTGCCGATCAGGAAAGAAGTCACATCCTGGTCACTGCAATTCATATGTAGCTGGAGTTGCAGTTGGGAGATCTTCCTTGCGGTGGTTGTAATTATTGTGTGAGGGCTGACAACCAATGTGGTTCATTTTCCCGGAAGGTAGATGTAGTTCCGATGACAGCGCAGAAGGCTGAGGTTGGGGAAGGTCGCGCCTTCGTGAACCCAGCATCCGGGAGCGTCTGTCAGGGAGTGGGGGCTACAGCCACATTGGGTAGTACACAACGGGCACATAGTATCTCGTGGCCGGAGGGCTCAATGATACAGAGTGAGATTGTGCACAGGGGATCAGCGAGTGCTCAATACATTACAGAGCAACAACACCATGTCTGTGACGACAGTGGCAAGCCGGTGGACAGAGTGGGCTCTCAGCAAATAGCTGTCTCTGAAGTAGCCGTTTCAACTGAGCCTGATACTCAGGCTTCTCCGACAACAGCAGAAAGCAGGACATGGGATCCAGGGGGGCATGAAGTATCAATGACAGCCAACGCTTATGGTCAGCGGCTGTAGGCAATATCCTGAAGTACAGGATTAGCTGCCTTCCGTTTCTTCTAGGTGGGAGGGGGAAGGTGAAGTAGATGGGTTTACAAGAGTTGAGCCCATAACACCTAGTTGCAGTTGGTTACTCCATGTAGCCTCACCCAGAAGTGctggaagaaaatatttactgatgtagatATTTTGGTAGACGTCGGTGGTTCGTTCAACTTACTGGTTGGACCAGCCCTAGCAGTGATCTTGTCAGATACTTTTGACTTGATCAGCCTTCTACAGACCCCGGTGCCATCCCAACAAAAGAAACAGGGGGAGAGTGTAGTGCGAGTGCACTCTTTGACCTGTTGACACATGAAGTGCTGACGTCACTGGTCTGTGAGCATATCTCAGGGAGTTCGAGATCAGCTGTAGAAGAAGCAAGACGTACTTTGATATACTGCTTAATAAAAGACCTCGCGTGTTCTTTCCCTAAAGTTAATGGTAAGCTAGGTTTGGTCTAAGTAATAATAGGGAATACTTTAATAATTTATCTTTGGGTTACAATGGGTCGAGTTTTGTTGAATTGTTGTCCCCCAACCCTCCACCCACCCATACAGCAGTTTTAGTCCcataaagagtaaaaaaaaatattaaagcagGCTACTTGTTTTTGTACAGGTAAAAGGCAAGAGTTTGAGTTTGGTTTGAGAATTAAAAACATGCGAAGATTGCGCCCAGTGTGGGGCTTAAACCAACGACTGCCAGACCACAAGCAActcctgggaggaaaagtgcacCCAGTGTGGGGCTCTAACCCACAACTGCTGGAAAACTAGCACAGTGTTCTAACCAACTAAGTAACGGGGCAcctggttcttacccacacacactcGCTATacagtggcagatccaggaatttctaaatgggggggggggcacaactaattataaacatagcaaacttttttgaatgcattattttaatcatttattgacatggaattaacatttgtcttcactgtcaatgatgtttggcagaacaattgaattaaaaagatagcATTTACTGATCtaagataaacctttcaaaaaacaacaaagatatctAGCCGGTTTGGATAATCGAACCAGGATCGACGGATTAACAGGCCAAGTCGTTAACCACTCGTCCACCTGAGACACACATATATATGCCATTGaataaatgctatattttgatTGCACTCAATGATACTGTAGGTTCGGATGTCATTgttatttaagttaacaactagacaaattccaaaaagggtttcaaataaattgttatgtattaatttacaaaggctCTAGCTTATTATTATTCCGAGAACTAGACGATAATAAAGGCCGAAATGGAAATGGAAAGTTTCAAGGcgttaatgttttgaatttaaacttttgttaaatgcatgtcatgcacacacacacacacacacacacacatcttgttgacacacaatgacattatttaaagcaatgacgaacatataatgtgcacatgttaacaatttaaaacaatttatatttctggtatatgatatattccgaaaacagtaaacttacgCATATAACTGCATCCATATTTGTCTACTTTTGatcagctgtctgtgtaaaatCTGGTGCCGATTTTTCTTATCAAATGTTTTGGCACCGATGTCATTTTCAAGAGACTTTTTCGTTTCGTATAGTCGTATACTACATTATACTCCATAACCAGGTTCAattgtttatttgctcaaatgtttatacatgtatacaattctaattgtgacaaaacaacttattagcacagttaaatcaataaagatgtgccccAAAAAACATTACTTGCCGGCCTGCTGGGGGGGGGGCACAGGCCCTCTGTGCCCCCTGGTAGACCCGCCACTGTTACATTACCATGAAGcaggacaagtgggtttcctccgggtacttcAGTTTTACCCACAACACTAGACCGAACTCTCCagtaacatcgtgccaatgagagtgataaatataatgttgtaataacttgtttcacgattgttttagaataaattaGGTTTAATATAGTTAAACTAACCAGCCGCCCTGATACAGACATGTGAACCTTTGGCAatgacagagaggtagatttaggTCTCAAAAGCGGTAGTTTGGGTTCAAAAGCAGTAGAATTTCTAATTCCTTTAATTTTCAGTAAAAAACAATGatggaaacaatgtaaacaaaacttgatatttgttactattttaaGATTTTCGAAAAATGCGAATTAAATACGTCATGGTTCAGACTTGTCAATGTCAGTGTTTTTGATTGAGAAACAGAAGGAATATTACCTCtgacttgtaaaaacaagtttatatttaGAAGAGctgctaaaaaaatcaaatcaaactgCCAAAACAGGTAATAGTGTAAGTGCAGAAGACAGCAGAACTGTATATGTTAAATTTCCCGCCaaaaatgtcgtaaaattttatacactttagataattaataacaccttggaaatgttgttttctttgatgttttgacagtttgaTAATGTCGttgatatattacaaaaatgctgattagtaggatgccaattTGGTATTATTTCTTCATAAACAGGTGGGACTGATGGCTTCTCTTGGTGTGTATCCTGTATATGGCATCCAGCAACCAGGCAGCAATCAAGGTCACCAGCAGTTCCCTGGACTTTGGAATAGGGGGAGTatcattttaactttatattttgattAGTATATTTGTAATGCTCCCTGAAAGAATCTGGTAGCATATAGTCACCTCTTTGTCCGTCTGCCCGTCTGTCTTTGTTCACAGTTTCTGCTCATCAAGTTGATGTGCAGAGCCCGGGTCAAGATCAAGGACACTGGTTTAACCAATGGCCTTGTTTTATTCCCTCGCCACAATCTGGGAGGGCAATATAGGAATGCCTCTTCATTTACCATCTGTCAATCATTCACCCATTTAAAAGCCTGTTAAACCATCCTTAATTCAAAAAGAACTAAATAAAGCAGTGGCTAAACTGACTCACTGAAAACTTTTGTAACTCtcataagaaaataatcatgccctccttcaaagaagaggggtatattgctatGCACATGTCAGTCGGTTGGTCGGTCAATCGGttggtccgtcggtagaccaaagcttgtccgagtgataattgaacagttcctggacgtatggtcattaaaattgacctgaaggtttggcctgaccagtagataacccctattgattttagggctcatcaggtcaaaggtcatggtcacagtgacctttaatggtaaaataattttaaagcttgtccgagtgataactcaacaatgcctagacttatggtcatcaaacttgatatggaagttgggcctgaccagaagatgacctccttgggggtcattgggccaaaggtcaaagtcacaatgaccttgaatggtaaaaggttatccaaGTGATAACgttacaatgcctgcacccatggccctcaaacttgacttggagactgggcctgaccagtagatgaaccttattgattttagaggtcattgggcctaaccagtagatgacccttattgattgtAGGAGTCATCAGGTCGAAGGGTCACAGTGATCTGAATGCATTGttgttttgagtgataactcgacaatgcctgcacccatggccctcaaacttgggGTTGCGAccgacctgtagatgacccctgatgattttaggggtcggtcaaaggtcaaggtcacagggaccttgaacgaaaaaagcttgtctgtgtgataacttgacaatgcctgcacccatggccttcaaccgtgacatttaggtttttggtgaccagctgataactcctatggattttgaggtcaaaggtcatggtcataacacactctatccccACACTTTGATTggtcataattttaaaactgcctcaacagcatccaatgtcagtgacaaaatcagctgtcattttggtccatgcatatttcattcaattgtcaatataatcctgacaacaaggtgctaggggggggggggggcataatgtttgacaaacatttcttgtttaatgttggGTTTCCATTAAGtgcatgatttatatttttttggtttGCATTCGATTTCAGTTTTAGGCTCAGTATCTAATAAATACGAAATGGTTCAAGGTACAATAAAAAGAATCATTATAAAGAAACAACAGAAgattatattaatcatttcaTATACAATATTGCAAGCCTACAATGGAAATTACAGACATTATGATCTGGTTAgtgtaaataaaagtaatactTAAACACAGCATTATAAACAAGAGCAACACCTTTTATTCACAAAAATGGGAAGAAGTCTACTTGAGCATTGAAACTTTAAGTAACCACACAATCAATTGccaatattcaatattattcaaCACTATAAAGTAGGAAATGACATCTGTAATGAGGAAGCAGATGTAGCAAAATTAGTCCACAGACCAGGTAATGAACTGAAATATGCAATAACAGACAAGGCAGTGCAAGAAAATACGCCGACAGGAGTATCAATGGACAAGGCAGTACAATGAGTGAGTAAAATAGGCTGACAGGAATATCAATGGACAAGGCAGTACTATAAAATGCACCGACAGGGATATCAACACGGCAGAACTAGATTAGTTCTGCCAAGAATTTCAACAGACTTGGCAGAACTTAAAATACTGAAGTAACAACGGATCGCAGTACTATATAAATTACACTGACAGGAATAACACCAGACACTGCAGTACTATGAAATGCACTGACAGGAATATCACCGGACACTGCAgtactattaaatacactgacAGGAATATCACCGGACACTGCAGTACTATGAAATGCACTGACAGGAATATCACCGGACACTGCAGTACTATGAAATGCACTGACAGGAATATCACCGGACACTGCAGTACTATGAAATGCACTGACAGGAATATCACCAGACACTGCAGTACTATGAAATGCACTGACTGTAGCATCAACAGACAGTGGCATGCACACCTCTGTGAGGAAACCAATGAAGTTTGTTCGATGAATGCTGCTCTATGgttcattattatcattactatttctaaaaaaaatccaaacacCAACTGACTGCAAACACTCTGGATCAAGTCACTGCAATAAAGCACTTTTTTAGTTATAAAAAGATGGCCTTAGCGgaagttttgaaattattaaacattatagcaattaaaaatatttttctatcaatataAAAGTAACAAAGAACTTTTTTTCCTGTCTTTTCCACATTTGATGGGGCTTAGAACAAATGCAGCAGGTATTCAGTTCAACACGGAAAGTCTTCATACTGTAGAACTAGATGTCCGGTTCCAGCATAGGTCCACTTTCAGCAGCAACATTGAGAACAGCTGCTCCACCCTCCAATTCCTGAGTAAAGATCTGCGTCTAGCAGCAGCATTGAGAACAGCTCCAACCTGTTATTCCCGAGTAGAGATCCATGTCCAGTTGCAACATTCAAAGAACAGATAAGCCCTGTGATTCCTGATTAGAGAACCACTTAACAGTAGCAACATTGAGAACAGCTAAGCCCTGTGATTCCTGCGTAGAGATCCACTTAACAGTAGCAACATTGAGAAAAGCTAAGCCCTGTGATACCTGAGTAGAGATCCACTTTCAGTAGCAACATCAAGAATAGTTCAGCCCTGTGATTCCTAGTAGATGTCTGCTTCCAGCATCAGCATAAAGAACAGCTCAGCGCTGTGATTCCTAAGTAGAGGTCTGCTTATAGCATTTGCATTTAAGAACAGCTCATCTTAACAATTCCCAAGTGGAGGTTCGGTTCAAGCAACAACATTGAGAACAGCACAGTTCTGCGATCCTGAGTAGACATCCGCTTCTAACAGCAGCTTTTAAAATAGCTCAGCCTCACAATTTCTGAATGTAGGTCTGCTTCCAGCAATGATATCAAGAAGAGCTACATCTAGCATCCAGCAGCAACCAGAGGGcagaactgaaaaaaatgctttaaaaataaagttttgttgGCTTGTAGTCACTTTTCAATATGCCTAGGACATTAATGAACATATAAGATGTTTTGAAGATTACACGATGCAGCATTAGACATACTCAAATTAGATTTCTTCACCGTTTGCCTCCTATCACACCCTACAAAATCGGTCATAGAGATCAGATGGTTACAGACGCCATTTGTATTCTGGTTTGagtttgtcaaaaatatttgataccTTCCATTAAATTTATGAATACAGATGAATCACTAGAAATGCGTCACATATAACAAAGTCATCAGAAATCCTTACTTAGCTCAAGACCTGCTGCAATCCAGATGTTCCAGTCAACAGACAATAGGGAGACACTGAGTGGTTGTCCATAGAGCTTCCGGATTAGGCAACTGGTGGATGCAACTCATTGGCCTTACAAAGAACACCCTGAAGAAGGTACTTCAGCATTCATATATTGACACCAGCTCTTCATATGATTGCCATTAAATAGTTGAAAGTGTTGAGGGAAAGTCACCGTCTGAACAGGTCTGAACGTCCAGTTGATACAGAGCAGCGATGAAGTACACATCATCAATCAAATGCCACTAACTTACTGGAAGTTGGTGTAATCGACAAACTTGTAACCTGAAGAGACTGTGAGCATCATGAGATGGGCCATTAATTGAACCAGTCATGACCACCAACCGACCAATCATGAAGCTGTACATGTTGGAAGAGTGAATCACACAACAACTATCGGTGCCGTGCTTGTGCACTTTGAAACGGTCCATGTAGAAGTCAACATCATTTTCTTTCACACTTATACtcagtttaaataaaagatCCAAACTATTAACTAAATTTGGGATGGCTCTTGGATGATATGTTTTACCCATAAAGGCAATGTGTACATCCTATTTTCTTCTCCTTATATATGTGGCGGGGGAATTAAGCTGTCATCCTGATTACCAtcttaaaattatgtttgttctATGTTAAGCAATCCttgaaaaatagtttgtttacaGTGGCTCTTAACCCAGACTCTTCGTGACAAGAAATAAGTTCtgttaaaagtgtttaaatatgattttacaaTAAACAAGAGAAAGGGCtacaaatttatttgaaattaatttagcTTGTCTGTAAACATTCAGTTATTCTCATAGCTTTAGTGTTGTTAGCATTggtgtcatagccttagtgtgtTTAGCATtgatgtcatagccttggtatACTTAGCATTGATGTCATAGCCTTAGTTTGCTTAGCATTGTCATCATAGCCTTTGTGTGCTTAGCATTGGTGTCATATCCTTAGTGTGCTTAGCATTGGggtcatagccttagtgtgcTTAGCATTGATGTCGTAGCCTTAGTGTGCTTagcattgttgtcatagccgtAGTTTGCTTAGCACTGTCGCCATAGCCTAAGTGTGCTTAGCACTGTCGTCAAAGCCTTAGTTTGCTTagcattgttgtcatagccttagtgtgcTTAGCATTGTCGTCAAAGCCTTAGTATGCTTAGCactgttgtcatagccttagttTGCTTAGTACTGCTGTCATCGCCTTAGTGTGCTTAGCATTGtcgtcatagccttagtgtgcTTAGCATTGtcgtcatagccttagtgtgcTTAGCATTGGCATCATAGCCTTAGTGTGCTTAGCACTGccgtcatagccttagtgtgtTTAGCATTGTCATCATAGCCTTAGTGTGCTTAGCACTTCCGTCATAGCCTTAGTATGCTTAGCTCTGCCTTCATAGCCTTAGTGTGCTAAGCACTGTTCTAATAGCCTTAGTGTGCTAAGCACTGCCGTCAAAGCCTTAGTGTGCTTAGCACTGCCACCATAGCCTTAGTGTGCTTAGCACTGCCATCATACCCTTAGTATGCTTAGCACTGCCATCATAGCCTTAGTGTGCTTAGAactgttgtcatagccttagtgaGATTAGCATTGTCGTCATAGCCTTAGTTTGCTTAGCACT
The sequence above is drawn from the Mya arenaria isolate MELC-2E11 chromosome 14, ASM2691426v1 genome and encodes:
- the LOC128215915 gene encoding uncharacterized protein LOC128215915, whose product is MASSKVLVNFLSVEDLQTIPNIGPRLASTIVDLREHYGNLTPESLQTVLRHKLSDTVMQELDFTPNRDLVGNTCPPPLGVQTSHTTPLVSKIELEVDGFETLVASAQKQLNDRIDQLTSMLPSVPQHYKSDHVLPRPSVYNQTNAPVPMAHHYMPTPQQLKPQYPVQQRLDLGRLRESDSDEDVQSASGIPRSYSTRQKKVRMHKSSRLPHSKLLSLHRLDSSTDESDTRQAPMIKSEQVKLHSSLPDKDHISQKHAEYPQKVVQASPHGHSVRKGSQALKDIPKSLVYDGKSSWHSFEMKFQQCAQSFGWSTDDCKLCLLHCLSGKALDKCARLLQCSPKMPYRSLLSKLKERFGSEFPASAQAKFADASQEKGECMEDWADRVQELAAEAFRSLPETFTNQQAIDRFCQGLQDREAGHSTFMRKYTTIEEAMNNIRLFQHSKSAMGKKKSIHKAVDYDEDVANVYAVQNPSGPALDMSVLKRELQSLREEVKRLGEARPTQLRSRQQRFNRPRGTYGCYICDSKSHLIAECPHKKDFKAFVLNAKGSG